In Kitasatospora gansuensis, a genomic segment contains:
- a CDS encoding mucin-2, producing the protein MPWFKIDDSSHSHPKFLRAGNAALGLWLRCGAYSAQHLTEGIVPGIVAANYGTAPQAAKLVKTGLWHTAGHTCPRCPQPLEADDYVIHDFFEGGRNSTRAQVESAKRAAADRSARARSGRKSAPNPGGNADDPEPKTDPNESETAPETNPFDPQFPHSAAGGGGLSHRDDVEGGTHPLSSSSSYPRTSYGGTSSPQPPADQLPAVAFRTAGGGGETTPVQELVDAMGARQMTVSWALAAEEWTQLAAQVEQMGTAALAEHAARVWQAAKTKPYSARYFLPGWLALRPAPEHHRHPAAQALGGPSAALDYLADMADIANGYSTRESS; encoded by the coding sequence GTGCCGTGGTTCAAGATCGACGACTCCTCGCACAGCCACCCCAAGTTCCTGCGCGCCGGGAACGCGGCACTGGGGCTGTGGCTGCGGTGCGGCGCCTACTCGGCCCAGCACCTGACGGAGGGAATCGTGCCCGGCATCGTCGCCGCCAACTACGGCACCGCCCCGCAGGCCGCCAAGCTCGTCAAGACCGGCCTATGGCACACCGCCGGGCACACCTGCCCGCGCTGCCCGCAGCCGCTCGAGGCGGACGACTACGTGATCCACGACTTCTTCGAGGGCGGCCGCAACAGCACCCGAGCCCAGGTCGAATCCGCGAAGAGGGCCGCAGCCGACCGCTCCGCCCGGGCCCGCTCGGGGCGGAAAAGCGCCCCGAATCCGGGCGGAAACGCGGACGATCCGGAGCCGAAAACGGATCCAAACGAGAGCGAAACGGCGCCGGAAACGAATCCGTTCGACCCCCAGTTTCCGCACTCCGCCGCAGGTGGGGGCGGGTTGTCACACCGTGACGACGTCGAGGGTGGCACGCACCCCCTATCCTCTTCCTCTTCCTATCCACGTACCTCCTACGGAGGTACGTCCTCCCCCCAACCCCCCGCAGATCAGCTGCCCGCGGTCGCCTTCCGCACCGCCGGCGGAGGGGGAGAGACGACGCCGGTGCAGGAGCTGGTGGACGCGATGGGCGCGCGCCAGATGACCGTCTCGTGGGCACTGGCCGCCGAGGAGTGGACGCAACTCGCCGCCCAGGTCGAGCAGATGGGCACCGCCGCGCTGGCCGAGCACGCCGCCCGGGTCTGGCAGGCCGCCAAGACCAAGCCCTACTCGGCCCGGTACTTCCTGCCCGGCTGGCTCGCCCTGCGGCCCGCCCCCGAACACCACCGGCACCCGGCCGCCCAAGCCCTGGGCGGGCCCAGCGCCGCACTCGACTACCTCGCCGACATGGCCGACATCGCCAACGGCTACAGCACCAGGGAGAGTTCATGA
- a CDS encoding VG15 protein — MPPLEVTLRRSARQRALAARAVASADLLWSSLDPRRIAESWHEVSGQVLTLLTAAQQASADGAQSYVEAAVTAAGARPAPAGRLNISALAGVAADGRDLASLLELPRITTLTQIAAGLPADTALRLGRSQLLRTVSSEVADAGRVASGVGIVADRTCTGYVRVVAGGACSRCIILAGQIYGSKTAFDRHPQCQCIHEPTTRGRRGAHLEPRRYFDSLSAAEQQRRFGTDGARAIRDGADLRQVVNARRRGSTYTTRDGARATRQGTSKRSAFYRRERDRAIATGRAPADIGRQFQLRSVRLMPEEIYRLAATRDEAIALLRRYAYLI; from the coding sequence ATGCCCCCGCTGGAGGTGACGCTCCGCCGGTCGGCGCGGCAGCGGGCCCTGGCCGCACGCGCGGTCGCCTCCGCCGACCTGCTGTGGTCCAGCCTCGATCCCCGCCGGATCGCCGAGTCCTGGCACGAGGTCTCGGGCCAGGTGCTCACGCTGCTGACCGCAGCCCAGCAGGCATCCGCCGACGGAGCCCAGAGTTACGTCGAGGCCGCAGTCACCGCAGCCGGCGCCCGGCCCGCCCCGGCCGGGCGGCTGAACATCTCGGCGCTGGCCGGGGTGGCCGCCGACGGACGCGACCTCGCCTCACTGCTGGAGCTCCCGCGCATCACCACGCTGACCCAGATCGCCGCCGGCCTCCCGGCGGACACCGCGCTCCGCTTGGGCCGCTCCCAGCTCCTGCGAACCGTCTCGTCCGAGGTCGCGGACGCGGGCCGGGTCGCCTCCGGAGTCGGCATCGTCGCCGACCGGACCTGCACCGGATACGTCCGGGTCGTCGCCGGCGGGGCCTGCTCACGGTGCATCATCCTGGCCGGGCAGATCTACGGCAGCAAGACGGCCTTCGACCGGCACCCACAGTGCCAGTGCATCCACGAACCGACCACCCGCGGGCGCCGAGGCGCGCACCTGGAGCCCCGGCGGTACTTCGACAGCCTCTCGGCCGCCGAGCAGCAGAGACGGTTCGGCACGGACGGAGCCCGGGCGATCCGGGACGGCGCCGACCTGCGACAGGTCGTCAACGCCCGCCGTAGGGGCTCGACTTACACCACCCGCGACGGCGCGCGGGCGACCCGCCAAGGGACGTCCAAGCGCAGCGCCTTCTACCGGCGCGAGCGGGACCGGGCGATCGCCACAGGCCGGGCGCCGGCGGACATCGGCCGCCAGTTCCAGCTCCGCTCGGTGCGGCTGATGCCGGAGGAGATCTACCGGCTCGCCGCGACCCGCGACGAGGCGATCGCGCTCCTGCGCCGGTACGCGTACCTGATCTGA
- a CDS encoding phage terminase small subunit → MAGTGPAPKPAAERRRRNTDPVAGTVLPADGYTGPAPDLPGGHDYDSRTLAWYNTWKSSPQAATFLATDWQRLAMLAELVEQYWEEPKKDLLGEIRLNEASLGGTAADRMRLRWSLGVPEVGRGSARAAERAAARRAGADPRDRLRAVGDE, encoded by the coding sequence ATGGCAGGGACGGGCCCAGCTCCGAAGCCTGCGGCCGAGCGACGGCGACGCAATACCGACCCGGTCGCCGGCACCGTGCTGCCAGCCGACGGCTACACCGGGCCCGCCCCGGACCTGCCCGGCGGCCACGACTACGACAGTCGCACCCTGGCCTGGTACAACACCTGGAAGAGCAGCCCGCAGGCCGCGACCTTCCTGGCCACCGACTGGCAACGCCTCGCGATGCTGGCCGAGCTCGTCGAGCAGTACTGGGAGGAGCCGAAGAAGGACCTCCTGGGCGAGATCCGGCTGAACGAGGCCAGCCTCGGCGGCACAGCGGCGGACCGGATGCGACTGCGGTGGTCGCTCGGCGTCCCCGAGGTCGGCAGGGGCTCGGCCCGGGCTGCCGAGCGCGCCGCCGCCCGGCGGGCCGGAGCGGACCCGCGCGACAGGCTCCGGGCGGTCGGTGACGAATGA
- a CDS encoding DUF2511 domain-containing protein: MVDKARSTSAVVPVTDAQARRARMALGAIVVAVIVSPFIWSAAKDDSPEAGERLVARGSFSPWPFTVGSGVLRCHPGEQITFETGGIEYGLNGLAAARNYPPATAIWADDPSLGHGLKVDISAAISAGRALC, from the coding sequence GTGGTGGACAAGGCAAGGAGCACAAGCGCCGTGGTACCGGTGACTGATGCTCAAGCGCGCCGGGCCAGGATGGCGCTGGGCGCGATCGTCGTGGCTGTGATCGTCAGCCCGTTCATCTGGTCGGCGGCGAAGGACGACAGCCCGGAAGCGGGTGAGCGGTTGGTGGCGCGGGGTTCGTTCAGCCCCTGGCCGTTCACCGTCGGCTCCGGTGTTCTGCGCTGCCACCCTGGCGAGCAGATCACCTTCGAGACCGGCGGCATCGAGTACGGACTCAACGGCCTGGCGGCCGCACGCAACTACCCGCCCGCGACGGCCATCTGGGCCGATGACCCGAGCCTCGGCCACGGACTGAAGGTCGACATCAGTGCTGCCATCTCGGCGGGCCGCGCCCTCTGCTGA
- a CDS encoding response regulator transcription factor, giving the protein MTSPAPAEPGQPLTGREIQVITGMANGEENRQIAERLGLSVNTVKSHSSRIYRKLAARDRAHAVGLAIATRQLPPRAVQITAPPQPKT; this is encoded by the coding sequence GTGACCTCCCCGGCTCCGGCCGAGCCAGGCCAGCCGCTCACCGGCCGCGAGATCCAGGTGATCACCGGCATGGCCAACGGCGAGGAGAACCGCCAGATCGCCGAACGGCTCGGCCTCTCGGTGAACACCGTGAAGTCGCACTCCAGCCGGATTTACCGCAAGCTCGCCGCCCGCGACCGCGCCCACGCCGTCGGCCTGGCCATCGCCACCCGCCAACTGCCGCCCCGCGCCGTCCAGATCACCGCACCGCCACAGCCCAAGACCTGA
- a CDS encoding terminase TerL endonuclease subunit: MRRPGVRRSLGYAVADWIEYYLLHGPGDVQGEPIELDVEILHFLACTYAIDGAGRRRFDEVLLSRAKGRAKSEVAGAIACAEALAPVRFDHWAKPGEVSDWGYEYQSGEPVGRPVTYPFIRCLATEETQAGNTYANITYMLAHSGRIAEDYPGIDIGNDWQTSTRVFLPDGGEVRPSTASSSAKDGGKESFSVADETHLYVLPELRNMYETVERNTMKRKSAEPWFLQTSTMYAIGEDSIAERTHRNSKSGKAARLYFDHKQAPPALLEDEAYDDPVQLKLGLIAAYGPFAAHMDLDRMVALAQKPSQDRAKFRRYFFNLPVSLSETWLSRHLWERCALPQQVEPGELVTVGFDGSDHDDCTAITACRVSDGYVFTPTFPDGRPMIWTKWDNGAPDDWRVPRQEVKAGMAHVAATYRVARAYMDPPDWRDECDEWSESLGRETFLIFETRVGTRMCPALDRLKTSVLAGELTHDGNALMAEHVGNAKPERRPGGVAIAKPSHDRKIDTAVTAALASEARADYLRSQAANTSSSFTGY, translated from the coding sequence ATGAGGCGGCCCGGCGTCCGGCGCTCCCTCGGGTACGCCGTCGCCGACTGGATCGAGTACTACCTCCTGCACGGTCCCGGCGACGTCCAGGGCGAGCCGATCGAGCTGGACGTCGAGATCCTGCACTTCCTCGCCTGCACCTATGCCATCGACGGCGCGGGCCGGCGCCGCTTCGACGAGGTCCTGCTCTCGAGGGCCAAGGGCCGCGCGAAATCGGAGGTCGCCGGAGCGATCGCGTGCGCGGAGGCCCTGGCGCCGGTGCGCTTCGACCACTGGGCGAAGCCCGGCGAGGTTTCCGACTGGGGCTACGAGTACCAGAGCGGCGAGCCGGTGGGGCGGCCCGTCACCTACCCCTTCATCCGGTGCCTGGCGACCGAGGAGACGCAGGCCGGGAACACCTACGCGAACATCACCTACATGCTCGCCCACAGCGGGCGGATCGCCGAGGACTACCCCGGCATCGACATCGGCAACGACTGGCAGACCTCCACCCGGGTGTTCCTGCCCGACGGCGGCGAGGTCCGGCCCTCGACCGCCAGCTCCTCGGCGAAGGACGGCGGCAAGGAGAGCTTCAGCGTCGCGGACGAGACGCACCTGTACGTGCTGCCCGAGCTGCGGAACATGTACGAGACCGTCGAGCGCAACACGATGAAGCGCAAGAGCGCCGAGCCATGGTTCCTGCAGACCAGCACGATGTACGCGATCGGCGAGGACTCCATCGCGGAACGCACGCACCGCAACTCGAAGTCGGGCAAGGCGGCGCGGCTGTACTTCGACCACAAGCAGGCCCCGCCGGCGCTGCTGGAGGACGAGGCGTACGACGACCCGGTCCAGCTCAAGCTCGGACTGATCGCCGCGTACGGGCCGTTCGCCGCGCACATGGACTTGGACCGCATGGTGGCGCTGGCCCAGAAGCCTAGCCAGGACCGGGCCAAGTTCCGCCGCTACTTCTTCAACCTGCCCGTCTCGCTGTCGGAGACGTGGTTGTCCCGGCACCTGTGGGAGCGGTGCGCGCTCCCGCAGCAGGTCGAGCCCGGGGAACTGGTGACCGTCGGGTTCGACGGGAGCGACCACGACGACTGCACGGCGATCACGGCGTGCAGGGTCAGCGACGGCTACGTGTTCACGCCGACGTTCCCGGACGGCCGGCCGATGATCTGGACCAAGTGGGACAACGGAGCGCCCGACGACTGGCGGGTGCCCCGCCAGGAGGTCAAGGCCGGCATGGCGCACGTGGCCGCGACCTACCGCGTGGCCCGGGCTTACATGGACCCGCCGGACTGGCGGGACGAGTGTGACGAGTGGTCGGAGTCGCTGGGCCGCGAAACCTTCCTGATCTTCGAGACCCGGGTCGGCACCCGCATGTGCCCGGCCCTGGACCGGCTCAAGACCAGCGTGCTGGCCGGTGAACTCACCCACGACGGCAACGCGTTGATGGCCGAGCACGTCGGCAACGCCAAGCCCGAGCGGCGCCCGGGCGGCGTTGCCATCGCCAAGCCCTCCCACGACCGGAAGATCGACACCGCGGTCACCGCGGCGCTCGCCAGCGAGGCCCGCGCGGACTACCTGCGGAGCCAGGCGGCGAACACCTCGTCCTCGTTCACCGGCTACTGA
- a CDS encoding major capsid protein, with protein sequence MPVTLAQAKLNATDDIDTQVIDEFQKNSFLLDNMTFDDVVNQAGSGSTLTYGYTRLITQADAAFRAVNTEYVPGEVTKQRYTTDLKPLGGSFQIDRILDGVAAAAETTLQLQQKIKATRAKFADAVINGDTAVDTNGFDGLSKILTGSSTEYLPLTNGVATGYLDWTTVNDKATALTALAHIDAWLATMDGEPGAIFGNKKTLALFKRLAIWADQYDKTQDAFGRPVNRYNNIPLIDLGAKAGSNTDVVGLVTRDPDAGGAGGNVTNLGDLFAVRFGLDGFHGVSVAGRPLVNWWLPDFTTSGAVKTGEVELGPAAVVLKATKSGAVLRNIKSA encoded by the coding sequence ATGCCCGTGACACTCGCCCAGGCGAAGCTCAACGCCACCGACGACATCGACACCCAGGTGATCGACGAGTTCCAGAAGAACTCGTTCCTCCTCGACAACATGACCTTCGACGACGTCGTCAACCAGGCCGGGTCCGGCTCGACCCTGACCTACGGCTACACCCGCCTGATCACCCAGGCCGACGCCGCGTTCCGCGCCGTGAACACCGAGTACGTCCCCGGTGAGGTCACCAAGCAGCGCTACACCACCGACCTCAAGCCGCTCGGCGGCTCCTTCCAGATCGACCGCATCCTGGACGGCGTCGCGGCCGCGGCGGAGACCACGCTGCAGCTGCAGCAGAAGATCAAGGCGACCCGGGCGAAGTTCGCCGACGCCGTGATCAACGGCGACACCGCGGTGGATACCAACGGCTTCGACGGCCTCTCCAAGATCCTGACCGGATCCAGCACTGAATACCTGCCGCTCACCAACGGCGTCGCCACCGGCTACCTCGACTGGACCACCGTCAACGACAAGGCCACCGCGCTCACGGCACTGGCCCACATCGACGCCTGGCTGGCCACAATGGACGGCGAGCCCGGCGCGATCTTCGGCAACAAAAAGACCCTGGCGCTGTTCAAGCGCCTCGCGATCTGGGCCGACCAGTACGACAAGACCCAGGACGCGTTCGGCCGTCCGGTCAACCGGTACAACAACATCCCGCTGATCGACCTCGGCGCGAAGGCCGGATCGAACACCGACGTCGTCGGCCTGGTCACCCGCGACCCCGACGCCGGCGGCGCGGGCGGCAACGTCACCAACCTCGGCGACCTGTTCGCCGTGCGCTTCGGCCTGGACGGATTCCACGGCGTCTCGGTGGCGGGCCGCCCGCTCGTCAACTGGTGGCTTCCGGACTTCACCACGTCCGGCGCGGTCAAGACCGGCGAGGTCGAACTCGGCCCGGCCGCAGTCGTGTTGAAGGCCACGAAGTCCGGCGCGGTCCTGCGCAACATCAAGTCCGCCTGA
- a CDS encoding DNA-methyltransferase, with the protein MTWTLHEGDALSVLTEMPDACVDAVITDPPYNSGAPTMAVRTGDTARGKYVSGDAKHTLPDFDGDQRDQRGYLAFLTMILTQCYRVTRRGGPLLVFADFRQVPVTSDALQAAGWTWRGIVPWHKPIARPAKGGFKRACEYALWATKGPVDATRNPVYLPGLYSASQPRGTNRRHITQKPDELMAGLIEVVAPGGIVLDPFAGSGSTGVAALTTGRKFVGIEISSDYATVTRERLTLAS; encoded by the coding sequence TTGACCTGGACCCTGCACGAGGGCGATGCCCTGTCCGTGCTGACCGAGATGCCCGACGCCTGCGTGGACGCGGTGATCACCGACCCGCCCTACAACTCCGGCGCCCCCACGATGGCCGTTCGCACCGGCGACACCGCCCGCGGAAAGTACGTCAGCGGGGACGCGAAGCACACGCTGCCCGACTTCGACGGTGACCAGCGCGACCAGCGCGGCTACCTCGCCTTCCTCACCATGATCCTGACCCAGTGCTACCGCGTCACCCGGCGCGGCGGCCCGCTGCTCGTGTTCGCTGACTTCCGCCAGGTGCCCGTGACTTCCGATGCCCTGCAGGCCGCCGGGTGGACGTGGCGCGGCATCGTCCCGTGGCACAAGCCGATCGCCCGCCCGGCCAAGGGCGGATTCAAGCGGGCCTGCGAGTACGCCCTGTGGGCGACCAAGGGCCCGGTCGACGCAACCCGCAACCCCGTCTACCTACCCGGCCTCTACTCGGCCAGCCAGCCGAGGGGAACCAACCGGCGGCACATCACCCAGAAGCCCGACGAGCTGATGGCCGGTCTGATCGAGGTCGTCGCACCCGGCGGAATCGTCCTCGACCCGTTCGCCGGGTCCGGCTCCACCGGCGTTGCCGCCCTCACCACCGGCCGCAAGTTCGTCGGCATCGAGATCTCCAGCGACTACGCCACCGTCACCCGCGAACGCCTCACCCTCGCCAGCTGA
- a CDS encoding zinc finger domain-containing protein, whose translation MIPAEVPQLIAKIALADPRLRRDSTPERVAQVDLWVQALADVPADYAYRAVGAHYRVSQWPITPADIATRWAQDAKDRLGRHTDPIPAADPDDDSRWRAELAATRRAVATGQVEPAPHALAAGRPIAAAELTAGIGRTIPTRNQAEPYLPEAIRTALAQAGVRGGPPERSVPCPVPTCLARPNARCTSPSGRRLADSHPSRVDRYLVQTAA comes from the coding sequence ATGATCCCCGCCGAGGTCCCGCAGCTCATCGCCAAGATCGCCCTGGCCGACCCGCGCCTGCGCCGCGACAGCACGCCCGAGCGCGTCGCCCAGGTCGACCTCTGGGTCCAGGCGCTGGCGGACGTCCCCGCCGACTACGCCTACCGGGCCGTCGGCGCGCACTACCGCGTCAGCCAGTGGCCGATCACCCCGGCCGACATCGCCACCCGCTGGGCCCAGGACGCCAAGGACCGCCTCGGCCGGCACACCGACCCGATCCCCGCCGCCGACCCGGACGACGACAGCCGCTGGCGGGCCGAACTCGCCGCCACCCGCCGCGCAGTGGCCACCGGCCAGGTCGAACCCGCCCCCCACGCCCTCGCCGCCGGCCGCCCGATCGCCGCCGCCGAGCTCACCGCCGGAATCGGACGCACCATCCCCACCCGCAACCAGGCCGAGCCGTACCTGCCCGAAGCGATCCGCACCGCCCTCGCCCAGGCCGGAGTGCGCGGCGGCCCGCCCGAGCGCTCCGTCCCCTGCCCGGTGCCGACCTGCCTGGCGCGCCCGAACGCCCGCTGCACCAGCCCGTCCGGGCGCCGCCTGGCCGACAGTCACCCCAGCCGCGTCGACCGGTACCTCGTCCAGACCGCCGCCTGA
- a CDS encoding phage tail tube protein: MDTISDGRTRAVWCSTIANIFAPTAAELTAGMDLTVRITPDGLKVDPTTASVDTGSLASTYDTEEVGRVKFDNELTLKRGTTGPEDLPYGTLVYGVHGFLVIRRAIAFATAWTAGQQVEVYPSVCGERMNKPPAANEVMKYTVPIKVHTAPATNALVA, from the coding sequence ATGGACACGATCAGCGACGGCAGGACCCGGGCGGTGTGGTGCAGCACGATCGCCAACATCTTCGCGCCCACGGCCGCCGAGCTCACCGCCGGGATGGACCTGACGGTGCGAATCACCCCCGACGGCCTGAAGGTCGACCCGACCACTGCCTCGGTCGACACCGGCTCGCTGGCCTCGACCTACGACACCGAGGAGGTCGGCCGGGTCAAGTTCGACAACGAGCTGACCCTCAAGCGCGGCACCACCGGGCCCGAAGACCTCCCGTACGGGACGCTGGTCTACGGCGTCCACGGCTTCCTCGTGATCCGCCGGGCGATCGCCTTCGCCACGGCGTGGACGGCCGGGCAGCAGGTCGAGGTGTACCCATCGGTGTGCGGCGAGCGGATGAACAAGCCGCCGGCCGCGAACGAGGTCATGAAATACACGGTGCCGATCAAGGTCCACACGGCGCCCGCGACCAACGCCCTGGTGGCGTGA
- a CDS encoding DUF6093 family protein, with product MTTEDAALAAGRAMAETRMRETVRLLRPGADVYDPGTGQTTTSSTELHSGQARVKPVEAIGEAVQAGDREVSLRRYEIALPWATVPAQPVQPGDLVEVLTSPDPRMAGLVLHVTGTQYSAAATAWRLSGEDRS from the coding sequence GTGACCACTGAGGACGCCGCCCTCGCCGCAGGCCGGGCGATGGCCGAGACCCGGATGCGCGAGACAGTTCGCCTCCTGCGGCCCGGCGCGGACGTCTACGACCCGGGCACCGGCCAGACGACCACCTCGAGCACCGAACTGCACAGCGGCCAGGCCCGCGTGAAGCCGGTCGAGGCCATCGGCGAAGCAGTCCAGGCCGGCGACCGTGAAGTGAGCCTGCGCCGGTACGAGATCGCTCTGCCCTGGGCCACCGTGCCCGCCCAGCCGGTGCAGCCCGGGGACCTGGTCGAGGTGCTCACCAGCCCGGACCCGCGCATGGCCGGCCTGGTGCTGCACGTCACCGGCACCCAGTACAGCGCCGCCGCCACCGCCTGGCGGCTAAGCGGAGAGGACCGGTCATGA
- a CDS encoding phage portal protein, translated as MAVTEQEALRITQALEAQLDKRQAAVKVWNGFYKGKSERLVFASDRFRQAFGGLFDGFSDNWCGVVCDAPSERMTPLGFRFGEGEDGAAAPADKQAQRFWQANGMDAWARIAHTEMMVKSRSFVLVWAENPDDSDTEPEITVEDATQCIVAYEPGNRRKRRAAFKRFDGEDGFVYGTLYLPDQIWKWRRASLGSGLILPTGVALGGWVPRAAGKLDQAVIGNPLRRVPMVELTNRPRLVDDPSPEHQTVMPLQRAINKLVIDMLVAAEAGAFPARWGTGIDLPKDPLTGQEIDNPDMWKLSVSKMLRASSPQAKFGNFQAADLRNFVTGIEMLVEHVAAQSRTPPGYMTGKLVNVNAEAMQESEVGLIAKTRDKTTFLSDAWEEMARLCFLVKDDQQRGNDPLAETIWADVEHRTDAQRVDAAIKKKAIGVPWRQLMEDLGYTPTQITRMEAMLEQDANRAARALAFSGIDDPGPLEPASGHRTPAAA; from the coding sequence GTGGCTGTCACCGAGCAGGAAGCCCTCCGCATCACCCAGGCCCTGGAGGCACAGCTCGACAAGCGGCAGGCCGCGGTCAAGGTCTGGAACGGCTTCTACAAGGGCAAGAGCGAGCGTCTGGTGTTCGCCTCGGACCGGTTCCGGCAGGCCTTCGGCGGCCTGTTCGACGGCTTCTCCGACAACTGGTGCGGTGTTGTGTGCGACGCCCCCAGCGAGCGGATGACCCCGCTCGGGTTCCGCTTCGGAGAGGGCGAGGACGGAGCGGCCGCGCCGGCCGACAAGCAGGCCCAGCGGTTCTGGCAGGCGAACGGGATGGACGCCTGGGCCCGGATCGCGCACACCGAGATGATGGTCAAGTCCCGCTCGTTCGTGCTGGTCTGGGCCGAGAACCCGGACGACAGCGACACCGAGCCGGAGATCACCGTCGAGGACGCCACGCAGTGCATCGTCGCGTACGAGCCGGGCAACCGGCGCAAGCGCCGGGCCGCGTTCAAGCGGTTCGACGGTGAGGACGGCTTCGTCTACGGCACCCTCTATCTGCCCGACCAGATCTGGAAATGGCGCCGCGCCTCGCTGGGGTCCGGCTTGATCCTCCCCACCGGGGTGGCCCTCGGCGGGTGGGTGCCGCGCGCGGCCGGCAAGTTGGACCAGGCCGTCATCGGCAACCCGCTGCGGCGGGTACCGATGGTGGAACTGACCAACCGCCCGCGCCTGGTTGACGACCCCTCACCCGAGCACCAGACGGTGATGCCGCTGCAGCGGGCGATCAACAAGCTGGTCATCGACATGCTGGTGGCAGCCGAGGCCGGCGCGTTCCCGGCCCGCTGGGGCACTGGCATCGACCTGCCCAAGGACCCGCTGACGGGCCAGGAGATCGACAACCCGGATATGTGGAAGCTGTCGGTGTCCAAGATGCTGCGCGCCAGCAGCCCGCAGGCTAAGTTCGGCAACTTCCAGGCCGCCGACCTGCGGAACTTCGTCACCGGCATCGAGATGCTGGTCGAGCATGTCGCCGCCCAGTCCCGCACACCGCCCGGCTACATGACCGGCAAGCTGGTCAACGTCAATGCCGAGGCCATGCAGGAGTCCGAGGTCGGGCTGATCGCCAAGACGCGGGACAAGACGACGTTCCTGTCCGACGCCTGGGAGGAGATGGCCCGGCTGTGCTTCCTCGTCAAGGACGACCAGCAGCGCGGCAACGACCCGCTCGCCGAGACGATCTGGGCCGACGTCGAACACCGCACCGACGCCCAGCGCGTGGACGCCGCCATCAAGAAGAAGGCGATCGGCGTGCCGTGGCGTCAGCTGATGGAGGACCTCGGCTACACCCCGACCCAGATCACCCGGATGGAGGCGATGCTGGAGCAGGACGCCAACCGGGCCGCCCGGGCCCTCGCGTTCTCCGGCATCGACGACCCCGGGCCCCTCGAGCCCGCGTCCGGTCACCGGACCCCGGCGGCGGCCTGA
- a CDS encoding holin translates to MARRRALTVCSRSGCPALTDSGRCPEHRAEAEQRRGTARQRGYGRRHEQHFRTAVLARDPVCVVCTMAPSRHADHHPHSRRELVQLGLDPDSPQYGRGLCGPCHSAETARHQPGGWNSR, encoded by the coding sequence ATGGCCAGGCGTCGCGCACTGACCGTCTGCTCCAGGTCCGGCTGCCCTGCGCTCACCGACTCCGGACGCTGCCCCGAGCACCGGGCCGAAGCCGAACAACGTCGCGGCACCGCCCGGCAGCGCGGCTACGGCCGCCGCCACGAGCAGCATTTCCGCACAGCGGTGCTCGCCCGCGACCCGGTGTGCGTGGTGTGCACCATGGCGCCGAGCAGGCACGCCGACCACCACCCACACTCGCGCCGCGAGTTGGTCCAGCTTGGCCTGGACCCGGACAGCCCGCAGTACGGCCGCGGACTGTGCGGGCCGTGCCACAGCGCGGAGACCGCCCGGCACCAGCCCGGAGGATGGAACAGCAGATGA
- a CDS encoding MerR family transcriptional regulator, producing MTELLTTRQAAALCGVAPGTIRSWASRGLLDRAGLDGRGHPLYRQLDVARAEAATRDHAGRTFGQAA from the coding sequence GTGACCGAGCTCCTGACGACCCGCCAGGCCGCCGCGCTGTGCGGCGTCGCTCCCGGCACCATCCGCAGCTGGGCCAGCCGCGGCCTCCTCGATCGCGCCGGCCTCGACGGTCGAGGGCACCCGCTCTACCGCCAACTCGACGTCGCCCGCGCCGAGGCCGCCACCCGCGACCACGCCGGCCGCACCTTCGGCCAGGCCGCATAA